One window of the Actinomyces procaprae genome contains the following:
- a CDS encoding aldo/keto reductase produces the protein MTTRTVGASDLNVSPIGLGGNVFGWTADQATSHRILDAYVDADGNLIDTADGYSHWAPGHHGGESETVIGNWLRSRGRRDDVVIATKVSTKPDRTGLAVENIYFAIDESLDRLQTDYVDLYYAHFDDGDTPLEETVAAFEEVRLAGKTRHVALSNYTPDRIDEWCAIAAANDFAPPIALQPHYNLVHRQDVEGPGNRGEVAAAHHMGLVPYFSLASGFLTGKYRPGAEPESARGAWVRDYLHPEFFAVVDVVREVAAAHAVAPAAVALAWLRDRPGVVCPLASARTSSQLAPILEALSLALEPEETAALTRVSDLAHA, from the coding sequence CTGTGGGGGCGTCCGACCTGAACGTCAGCCCCATCGGACTGGGCGGCAACGTATTCGGCTGGACGGCGGATCAGGCCACCTCGCACCGCATCCTGGACGCCTATGTGGACGCGGATGGCAATCTCATCGACACCGCCGACGGCTACTCCCACTGGGCCCCGGGCCATCACGGCGGCGAGTCCGAGACGGTCATCGGAAACTGGCTGCGCTCGCGCGGTCGGCGCGATGACGTAGTGATCGCCACCAAGGTGTCCACGAAGCCCGACCGCACGGGCCTGGCAGTCGAGAACATCTACTTCGCCATCGACGAGTCCCTGGACCGTCTCCAGACCGACTACGTCGATCTCTACTACGCCCACTTCGATGACGGCGACACGCCCCTGGAGGAGACCGTCGCGGCATTCGAGGAGGTGCGCCTGGCCGGCAAGACCCGTCACGTGGCACTGTCGAACTACACGCCCGATCGGATTGATGAGTGGTGCGCCATCGCCGCCGCCAACGACTTCGCACCGCCGATTGCGCTGCAGCCCCACTACAACCTGGTGCACCGGCAGGACGTCGAGGGCCCGGGCAATCGCGGCGAGGTGGCGGCGGCGCATCACATGGGCCTGGTCCCGTACTTCTCCCTGGCCTCGGGCTTCCTGACGGGAAAGTACCGGCCGGGTGCCGAGCCGGAGTCTGCGCGGGGCGCCTGGGTGCGGGACTACCTGCACCCGGAGTTCTTCGCGGTTGTGGACGTGGTTCGCGAAGTTGCGGCCGCGCACGCGGTTGCCCCCGCCGCGGTCGCGCTGGCGTGGCTGCGCGACCGGCCGGGGGTCGTCTGCCCGCTCGCCTCCGCCCGCACGAGTTCACAGCTGGCCCCGATCCTTGAGGCGTTGTCCCTCGCCCTGGAGCCGGAGGAGACCGCGGCGCTGACGCGGGTGTCCGACCTGGCGCACGCCTGA